The following DNA comes from Occultella kanbiaonis.
TGGCCGAGCTCGAGCAGATGCCGGGTCGCACTGAGGCCGCCGCTCCAGTTGTTCGAGCCCACCGTGGGTACCCCGGCCGGCGGCTCGCCGTCGGTGTCCACGACCAGGAACGGGATCGAACGGCTCTCGAGCTGGTGCCGCTGCTCCCGGTCGAGTCCGGACAGGACCAGCACGACCCCCAGCGGGCGCCGCGCCAGGACCGCGTCGAGGAGGTCCTGTGGCGGGCGGTGCTTGCCACCGAGCTCGGAGAGCACCACACCGACATGCTCAGTCGCGGCGACCGCCTCGACCCCGCGGATGATCTCGATCGCCCAGGGAGAACCCAGCTGGTGGAACACCAGGTCGATCAGCGCGGGACCGGCCGAGCCGTTCGAACGTCGACGCCGGTAGCTGTTCCGGGCGAGGACCTCCTCGACCCGCTCGCGTGTCTTCTGGGAGACGTCCGGCCGCCCGTTGAGCACCTTCGAGACGGTCGGCACCGACACCCCGGCCTCGGCGGCGATCGACGCGATCGTCGCCTTGCCGCGCGGCGTACTCGGCTCAGGCCCCGTCTCAGGACCCGACGACTGCGCCATGGCTGACCTCACTCCTACCCGCAACTTTCGGTGCGACGCTACCACCTGACCCGACCGGACTCGCAACCGTTTCCGTTCCGTGACCTACCGTCCGTTGACATCGCTCACATCATCGACCTACAGTCACCACCACAAAGTATCGGTGCAAATCCGAAAGTTTCGTGTCGAGGCATCGCTGCCGAGACCCACAGCGCGGTGGAGGAAGGTCTCGATGACCACAGAGATCACGAGGGGTGCGGCCACGTCGAATCTGCCGCCCGGCCCGGCCGGGTCGACGCACCCCTGGCACGACCTCCGGCTCACCGGCGCCGAACGGGCCGACGCCCTCATCGCCGAGATGACGCTCGAGGAGAAGATCGGTCAACTCGTCGGCCTGTGGGTCGGTGCGGACGCCTCCGGGGGCGGCGTGGCCCCGCACCAGGCGGACATGACCGGCACCGACCACGCCTGGGCGGATGTGATCGACGGCGGCCTCGGGCAGCTGACCCGCCCGTTCGGGACCGCGCCGGTGGCGCCGGCGGCCGGGGCCCGGTCCCTGGCCAGCTCCCAGCGGGAGATCATGGCCGCGAACCGGTTCGGCATCCCGGCCCAGGTGCACGAGGAGTGCCTCGCCGGCTTCGCCGCCTGGCGGGCCACCGCGTACCCGGTCCCGCTGTCCTGGGGCGCGACGTTCGACCCGGACCTGGTCGCCGAGATGGCGACGCTGATCGGCGAGTCGATGCGCGCCGTCGGTGTGCACCAGGGCCTGGCCCCGGTCCTGGACGTGACCCGCGACTACCGCTGGGGCCGCACCGAGGAGACGATCTCCGAGGACCCGCAGCTGGTCGCCGAGATCGGCGCCGCGTACGTGCGCGGACTGGAGTCCACCGGGATCGTCGCCACCCTGAAGCACTTCGCCGGCTACTCCGCCTCCCGCGCCGGCCGCAACCTCGCCCCGGTCGCGGTCGGCCCACGCGAGTTCGCCGACGTGATCCTGCCCCCGTTCGAGGCGGCGCTGCGCGAGGGCGGGGCCAGGTCGGTGATGCACTCCTACACCGAGATCGACGGGGTCCCCTCCGCCGCCGACGAGCGTCTGCTCACGGGTCTGTTGCGGCACGAGTGGGGCTTCGAGGGCACCGTGGTCGCGGACTACTTCGGCGTCAGGTTCCTGGAGCGGCTGCACCGGGTGGCGGCCGGGCCGGGCGAGGCGGCCGGCCTCGCGCTGCACGCCGGGGTGGACACCGAACTGCCGAGCGTGGACGCGTTCGGGGCACCGCTGCTCGAGGCACTCCGGGCCGGCCGGGTGGACGTCGCGCTCGTGGACCGGGCCCTGCGCCGGGTCCTGCGCCAGAAGATCGACCTCGGCCTCCTCGACCCCGACTACGCCCCCGAACCCGCCGGGTCGGACGGCAGCGGGCTCGACGACGGCATCCTCGACACGGCGGCCTCGCGGGACGTCGCGCTGCGCCTGGCCCGCGAGGCGGTCGTCCTGCTCAGCAACCGCGCTGGGACCCTGCCGCTCGCGCCCGGGGCGAGGGTCGCCGTCGTCGGCCCGCTCGCGGACGAGGAGATGGCGATGCTCGGCTGCTACTCCTTCCCGGCGCACGTGGGCGTCCAGCATCCCGAGCACCCGATCGGCCTGGAGATCCCCACCCTGCGGGCCGCCCTGGCCGGCTCCGGGCTGGACGTCAGCCACGCCCGCGGGTGCGACGTCACCGACGCCGAGCCCGATGGCCTCGAGGAGGCCGTCCGGGTCGCGGCGGCGGCGGACGTCGTCGTGGTGGCCGTCGGCGACCGGGCCGGGCTGTTCGGGCGCGGCACCTCGGGTGAGGGCTGCGACGCCGAGGACCTGCACCTGCCCGGCATCCAGGCCGATCTCATCGAGGCCGTGCTCGCGACCGGGACCCCGGTGGTCCTGGTGCTGCTGACCGGTCGCCCGTACGCGCTCGGCGCGTACGCCGACCGCGCCGGCGCCGTCGTGCAGACGTTCTTCCCGGGCCAGCTCGGCGGGCAGGCGATCGCGGAGGTGCTCACCGGAACGGTCGCGCCGTCCGGCCGGCTGCCGGTGAGTGTGCCGCGCCGCCCCACGGGCGGTCCGGGCACCTACCTGACGGCGCCGCTCGGCGCCCGCTCCGGCGTCTCGAACCTGGACCCGACGGCGTTGTTCGGCTTCGGTCACGGCCTCACCTACACCTCGTTCGCGTGGGAGTCGGCGACCGTGGTGAACGAGGCGGGCGGTGACGGCCTCCCCGAGTGGGACGTGACCGGTGACGCGAGCGTCGAGGTGACCGTACGCAACACCGGGGAGCGCGCCGGCACCGAGGTCGTCCAGCTCTACCTGCACGACCCGGTCGCCCAGGTGACCCGCCCGGTGCAGCGACTGATCGGCTTCGCCCGGGTGCCGCTCGAGGCGGGCGCTGCGGCCCGGGTGCGCTTCACCGTGCCGGCGGACCTCACCTCGTTCACCGGGCTGGCGGGCCGACGGATCGTCGAACCGGGCGACGTCGAGCTGCGGCTCGCGCGCTCGAGCGCGGACGTCGCCGCGGCGCTGCGCCTGCGGCTCGTCGGCACCGAACGCGAGACCGGACCCGACCGCGCACTGGGCTGCGCCGTCGTCATCGAACAGGCCGACCCACCCGCGGAGGTGACCCAGTGACGATCCGGGACCCGCTCGCCCCCGAGAGCGCACCCAGCGAGGCCGGCGGAGCCGTCGCCGTCGAGAAACCGCCGCCGGCCCGCACCGGCGCCCGCCGCGCAGGTGGCGGCAAGGTGACGTGGCGGCAGGCGCTGCGCAAGGACTGGCGCCTGTACACCTTCCTCGTGCTGCCCGTCGTCTTCCTGATCATCTTCCGGTACGTGCCGATGCTCGGGAACGTCATCGCGTTCCGCCGGTTCCGACCGGGCGGATCGATGTTCGGCGACGAGTGGGTGGGCCTGTACTACATCGAGATGTTCATCAACGACCCGACGTTCTGGCGGGTCTTCACCAACACTCTGATCCTCGGGGCGCTGACCCTGATCATCGTGTTCCCGCTGCCGGTCGTCCTCGCCCTGCTGCTCAACGAACTGCGCTCGCGCAAGTTCAAGCGGTTCGTGCAGACCGTGACCTACCTCCCGCACTTCATGTCGATCGTCATCGTGGCCGGGATCGTGCTGCAGCTGACGTCGCTGAACGGCACCATCAACCAGATCCTCGGTGCGATCGGCGCGGAGCAGATCTCGTTCATGCAGGAGCCGTCCTGGTTCCGGCCGATCTACGTCTCCTCCGAGATCTGGCAGACGGTCGGGTGGGGCACGATCCTCTACCTCGCCGCGTTGACCACGATCGACGACCAGCTGTACGAGGCGGCCCGGATCGACGGTGCGAACAGGTGGCGCCAGACCTGGCACATCACGCTGCCCGGCATCCGCCCGACGATGGTGGTGCTGCTGATCCTGAACATCGGCACGTTCATGGCGGTCGGGTTCGAGAAGGTCCTGCTCCTGTACAACCCGCTGATCTTCTCGACGGCGGATGTGATCTCCACGTACCTCTACCGGGTCGGCATCCAGTCCGGGAGCTACTCCTACTCCACGGCCATCGGCCTGTTCGAGGCACTCATCGGCCTCACCCTCGTCATGTCCGCCAACGCGATCTCGCGTCGAGTCGTCGGGAGTTCCCTGTGGTGACCACCGATCCGATCCAGGCCGCGTCCGACGTGCCGGACGTGAGCGCCGTGCGCCGGTCCACGACCGCGATCAAGGACACTCGCGGGTACCGGGCGTTCAGCGTCGTGAACGTGGTGGTGCTCACCCTCATCTGTGCGCTCACGCTGTACCCCTTCATCAACCTGGTCGCGAAGGCGTTCAGCTCGGAGGGGTTCATCATCGCGGGCCAGGTGAACCTGATCCCCCGCGGGTTCAACATCACCACGTTCACGGCGGTGCTGAGCGACGACATGTTCTGGATCAACTACAAGAACACGGTCATCTACACCGTGGTGGCGACCGCCATCGCGATCGCGATGACCACCACGTTCGCGTACGCGATCTCCCGCAAGGAACTGAAGGGGCGCCAGTTCTTCATCGGGCTCGCCGTGTTCACGATGTTCTTCAGCGGCGGCCTGATCCCGAACTACCTGCTGATCAACGAGCTCGGATTCAAGAACACGATCTGGGCGATCGTCATCCCGAACGCGATCAGCGTCTTCAACCTGCTGATCATGAAGTCGTTCTTCGAGAACTTCCCCACCGAGCTCGAGGAGGCGGCCGCGATCGACGGCCTGTCCACGTACGGGGTGTTCTTCCGGATCGTGATCCCGCTGAGCAAGGCGGTCCTGGCGACCATGGTCCTGTTCTACGCGGTGGCGTTCTGGAACTCGTGGTTCAGCGCCTTCCTGTACCTGGACCGGGCCGAGCTGTACCCGGTCACGGTCTATCTACGGAACCTGCTCGCGGCCGCCACCGGCACCGAGGGCCTTGGCTCCGACGGCGCGCAGATCGCCGCCAATGTGCAGTCCGTGACGATGGTGCTGACCGTGCTTCCGATCATCTGTCTCTACCCGTTCATCCAGAAGTACTTCGTCTCGGGCGTGATGCTCGGCTCGGTCAAGGGCTGAGTCGCGTCCGAATCCCCACCCGCAAGATCCCAACCCGTCGTGGACGACGACGTTCAACCCCGGAGGAAACAATGAATAGGAATACAAGAAGGGCCGCCGCCGGCCTGTTGACCGCGGCACTGGCCATCACACTCGCGGCGTGCAGCTCGGACGGCGGCGACGAGGGTGAGAACGGCCCGGAGCCGGGTGCGCTCGACGACAACATGGTCGGCGCGATGGAGGACTACGGCGTCGGGACCACGTTCGTGGCCACCGAACCGATCGAGTTCTCCCTGCTCTACCGCGACCACCCGAACTACCCCTTCGATGCGGACTGGTCGATCCTGCAGCACCTCGAGGCGGACAACAACGTCACGTTCGACTTCGTGAACGTGCCGCTCTCGGACTGGAACGACCGCCGCTCGCTGCTGATCAGCGCCGGTGACGCCCCGATGCTGATCCCGTCCACGTACAACGCGGACATCCAGCCGTTCACCGGCAGTGGCGCCGTGCTGCCGATCTCCGAGTACCTCGACTACCTGCCGAACTTCGCCGAGAAGGTGGAGGAGTGGGGCCTGCAGGAGGACCTCGACCTGCTCCGCCAGGAGGACGGCAACTACTACCTGCTGCCCGGCCTGCATGAGAACCCGAAGCCGGCCTACTCGATCGCCATCCGCGCCGACCTGTGGGAGGCCGCGGGGATCACCGAGGACCCCGAGACCTGGGAGGAGTTCACCGAGCAGCTGGAGATCGTGAACGAGGCCTTCCCCGACCTCGCCTACCCCTACTCCGACCGCTGGTCCGCGAACGGCCCGCTGGAGGCCACCCTCCAGGCGGCGTCCGGCAACTTCGGCACCGAGGCCGGCTGGGGCTACGGTGACGGCGTCATCTGGGACCCCGAGGCCGAGGAGTACGTCTACACCGGCGCCTCCGACGGCTACCGGGACCTGGTCACCTACTTCGCCGACCTGGTGGAGCGGGGCCTGCTCGACCCGGAGTCGCTGACCCAGGAGGATGACGCCGCGATCGCGAAGTTCACCTCCGGTCAGTCCGCCGCGATCGGCGTGAACGACCAGGAGATCCTGCGCTACCGCGACGCCTTCGCCGACGCCGGGAACACCGAGGCCGAGGTGCGGTACCTGACCGTGCCCGCCGGCCCGGCCGGCAACATCATGGACGCAAGCACCGGTGGCCGGTTCGAGTCCGGGATCGCGTTCTCGGCCGATGCTGCCGACTCGCCGAACTTCGTGGCCATGCTGCAGTTCGTCGACTGGCTGTACTTCTCCGACGAGGGCCTCGAGTTCGCCAAGTGGGGCGTGGAGGGCGAGACCTACAACACGGCTGCCGACGGCACCCGCACCCTGGTGGAGACCATCGACATCAACGGCCTCAACCCGGGCGCGCCCGAGACCCTGAACACCGACTACGGCTTCCACAACGGTGTCTGGATGCTCAACCACGGCGCGACCGCCGACCTGGTCCAGTCCATGCTGCGCCCGGAGGTGGTGGACTTCCTGAACGCGATGAACGAGAAGGACGTCGCCCCGAGCGGGCCGGCGATCACGATGGACGAGATGCAGCGCGAGCAGGCGTCGCTGCTGCAGACCGCCCTGCAGGACAACGTCATGCAGAACACGGCCGCGTTCATCCTCGGTCAGCGCTCGCTCGACGAGTGGGACGCCTACGTCGCCGAACTCGAGGCGGCCGGGATGTCCCAGTACGTCACCCTCGTGAACGAGGCCGCCGACGTCACGACCGGCTGACCCCGGTTCTCCCCGGGTCGTCCCGCGTTCCGCCGCCGCCCGGCACCCTCCCCGGTGCCGGGCGGCGGCGCGAGGGCCGACCCGACCCGCAGACCCCCGTCCGCCGACCCGCCCCGGAGCGACACAATGACGTCCATGGCACAGCGCGAGTTCTCGAGCCGACCCATCTCCCGGGCGGCCGCGGTGATCCACTGGCTCGTGGTCCTGGAGGTGTGCTGGGTGCTGGCGTCGCTGCCCGGCCTGGCCCTGCTGCTCCTGCTCGCCCCGGATGCCAGCAACCTCCCGCTGATGGCCCTCGCGCTGGTGCCGCTCGGCCCGGCCACCGGCGCGGTCGTGTACTCCTGGCGGGCGTTCGGCGATGACGGCGACCCCGAGCCGGCCCGCTACTTCCTGCGCGGCTACCGGCGCTGCGCCTGGGACGTGCTGCGCTGGTGGTTGCCCGCGCTCGCCGCCCTGACCCTGCTCGGCATCAACCTGACCAACCTGGACGCCGTCACCGGACCACCGGCCTTGCGCACCGTCCTCGGGGCGGTGAGCGCCGCCGTCGGGCTCGGACTGATCGTGGCCAGCGGCCACGCCGTGGTGATCTCGTCCCTGTACAAGCTGCGCACCCGGGACGTCGCCCGGCTGAGCATCTACTACCTGACGGCGAAGCCCATGGCGAGCATCGGCGTCGCCGCGCTCGTCGCGGTCGTGGTGGGCGCGGCGCTCGGCGTCTCCGACTGGCTGCCCGTGCTCGCCGCCGCGCCGCTGATCTGGCTGCTGCTGCGCGGGGAGCGCCCCGTCCGCGACCATCTCGAGGAGAACTTCATCGATGCCTGACCACCAGCTGTCCGCGCTCGCCTACGGCGGCGACTACAACCCCGAGCAGTGGCCCGAGGAGGTCTGGGCGGCCGACCATCACGCGTTCGGGCTGGCCCGCATCGACACCCTCACCGTCGGGGTGTTCGCGTGGGCCCACCTGCAGACGGCCGAGGACACCTACGACTTCAGCACATTGGATGCGATCGTGACCCGGATCGTCGCCGAGGGCCGCCAGATCGTGCTGGCCACCGCGACCGGGGCGCTGCCGCCGTGGCTCGCGAAGGCACACCCGGAGGTGACCCGCACCGACTTCGAGGGCCGCCGGCACCGGTACGGGCAGCGGCACAACGCGTGCCCGAGCTCGCCGGTGTTCCAGCGCCTCTCGGCCGCACTGGCCGGGCGGATCGCGCAGCGGTACGCGGGCACCCCGGGCCTGATCGCCTGGCACGTCGGCAACGAGTACGGCGGCGCCTGCTACTGCGACAACTGCGCCGCCGCGTTCCGCGCCTGGCTGCGCGAGCGGTACGGCAGCCTGGACCGGCTGAACCGGGCCTGGAACGCCACGTTCTGGTCGCACACGTTCACGGACTGGGACGAGATCGAACCGCCGAGCGCGCTCACCGAGCACTGGCGCGGACCCAACCACACGGCGTTCCAGGGCATCACGCTCGACTACCTCCGGTTCACCTCGGAAGCGATGCTGCGCAACTTCACCGACGAGAAGGCCGCGATCCGCGAGCACGACGCCGGCACCCCGGTGACCACGAACTTCATGGGCATGTACCGCCCGATCGACTACCACCGCTGGGCCGAGCACCTGGACCTCGCGTCCTGGGACAACTACCCGCCGAACGAGCAGTCCCAGGCCCGGATGGCGTTCACGCACGACCTGATGCGCGGACTGAAGGGCGGCGACCCGTTCTGGGTGATGGAGCAGACCCCGACCACCACCGCGAGCCGGGACGTGAACCCGGTCAAGCGGCCCGGGGTGCTGCGGCTGTGGTCGTGGCAGGCGGTCGCGCACGGCGCCGACGCGGTCCTGTACTTCCAGATGCGCCAGTCCGTCGGGGCGTGCGAGAAGTACCACGGCGCCCTGCTCGACCACACCGGACGGACGGACACCCGCGCGTTCACCGAGGCCGCCACGCTCGGCGCCGAGCTGGAACGCCTCGGCGACGCGGTGCTCGGCGCGCGGACGCCGGCCCGGGTGGCGCTGCTGTTCGACTGGGACAGCTGGTGGGCGGCCGAGATCTCCGACGGCCCGAACCGGCACGTGCGCTACCCGGACGTGGTGCTGGGCTATCACCGCGCGCTGTGGGAGGCGAACGTGGACCTGGACGCGGTCCCGGTCACCGCGGACCTGACCGGTTACGACGTGGTGCTCGCGCCGCTGCTGCACATGGTCAAGGGCGACCTCACCCAGCGGCTCGCCGCCGTGGTCGCTCGCGGCGGCACCGTGATCACGTCGTTCCTGTCCGGGCGGGTGGACGCCGACGACAACGCCTTCCTCGGCGACGACCCGGCCGGCTTCACGTCCCTGTTCGGGGTGCGGGTGACCGAGACGGACGCGCAGCCCCCGGAGGTCGCGAACCCGGTCAGCCTCGCCGATCCCGACCGGCCGGACCGCACCGACTCGCTCACCGCCGACGGCCGGCTGGTCATGGAGGTCCTCGTGCCCGAGGGCGCCGAGGTGATCGGCACCTACGGCGCGGACTTCTACGCCGGCGAGCCGGCGGTGACCCGGTACCGGCCCGGTGCCGCCGGTGCCGGCGGCGCGGTGCGCGGTGTCGACGCGGCCGGGCGGTCGGGCGAGGCCTGGTACGTGGGCACGCAGTTGGCGTCCGACGGCGTCGCATGGGTGGTGCGGGCGGCGCTCGCTCCGTACGGGCTGGTCGGGCCGCACGCGGACATCGCGGACCTCGAGGTGAGCGTGCGCGAGCGCGACGGGGTGCGGCACACGTTCGTGCTCTGGCACGGCGACGCACCGGTCGAGGTGCCCGCGCACGTCGGTGGCACCGAGCTGCTGACCGGACGGTCGATCACCGCGGGTGAGACGCTGCGGCTCGCGCCGAAGGAGGTGCTGGTGATCCGCGAGGGATAGGCCCCCGCTACATCCATTTGCGCCACTTGAAGATGCGCCACAGGGTCAGGCTCGTCGCCGCCATGAGGGCGAGCGCGAAGGGATAGCCCAGCGCCCAGTGCAACTCGGGCATGTGGTCGAAGTTCATGCCGTAGATCGCGCCGACGAGCGACGGCCCGAACAGGATGGCTGCCCAGCCGGAGATCTTCTTCACCTGGTCGTTCTGCTCGAGCGCGGTCTCGGTCTGGCGCTGGGTGACGATCGTGGCATTGACCGTGAGGGCGTTGGTGAGGATGGCACGGAACGAGGCGATGCGGTCCGTGACCTGGATGACGTGGTCGGCGACGTCGCGCAGCAGACGCTGGAGCTCGACGTCGACGCCGTACTTCTCGCCGCCGCGCTGGAGGGCGTCGAGCATCCCGGCCAGCGGCTGGGTACCCCGTTGGAACGCGATGACCTCGCTGGAGAGCTCGTAGATCCGCCGCGAGAGCGCCATCCGGGTGTCGCTGAAGAGCGCGTCCTCGATCTCGTCGATGTCGTTCTCGACACCGCGGATGACCGGCTCGTACTGGTCGACGACCTCGTCGAGGATGGCGTAGAGCACGGCCTCGGCACCGCGGGCGAGCAGCTCGGGTTCGGTCTCCAGCCGGCTCCGCACGTGGGAGAGATCGGGCGCATCGCCATGGCGCACCGTGACGACGAAGTCACGGCCGACGAAGACGTGCAGCTCACCGAACTCGACCGTCTCGGTCGCGTCCTCGTACCAGGCCGGCCGCAGCACCACGAAGAGCGTGTCCCCGTAGCGTTCGAGCTTCGCACGCTGATGGCCGGTGCGCGCATCCTCGACGGCGAGCCGATGCAGCCCGAACTCGTCCGCCACGGTCGTCAGCTCGTCGTTCGTGGGCCGCAGCAGGCCGATCCAGCCCAGCCCGCCCTTCGCACGCAGGTACTCGAAGGTCTGGTCCAGGCTGGTGGGATCGGCGATCCGCGCGCCGTCGACGTACACGGCGTTGTCGATGAGGGGCACCTCTGCATTGTCCGTGCCCGCACGTGGGCGCGGGAGGGACACGCCGGTCACGGGCTGGGCACCTGACTCGGGTGTCGGGGCTGCGTGGTAGACCTAGCCCTGATGCCCACCACCCCACCGGCCGCCGTGAGTCGTCCCTGGCAGGCCTTCGCGGTCTGCCTGACGGCGGGCTTCATGACCCTGCTCGACGTCTCCATCGTGAACGTCGCGCTGCCCTCGATCGAGGGCGCCCTGTCCGCGAGCCCCTCCCACCTGCAGTGGATCGTGGCCGGGTACACGCTCGCGTTCGGCCTGGTGCTGGTGCCCGCCGGCCGGCTCGGGGACATGTTCGGGCGGCGGGTGATGTTCCTGATCGGGCTGACCCTGTTCGTGCTGACCAGCGCGCTGTGCGGGCTGGTGGTGTCCGCGCCGATGCTGGCCGTGGGCCGGCTGCTACAGGGCGCCGCCGCTGGCCTGCTGAACCCGCAGGTGATCGCGATGATCCAGGAGCTGTTCCGCGGCCCCGACCGCGGCCGCGCGTTCGGCTGGTTCGGTGCCACCGTGGGTTTCTCGACCGCCGTCGGCCCGCTGCTGGGCGGCGCGCTGATCGCCGCGTTCGGCCCGGAGCAGGGGTGGCGGGCGGTCTTCCTGGTGAACGTCCCGGTGGGCCTGGTCGCGCTCGTGCTCGCCTGGCGGCTGCTGCCGCGGGTGCGGCCGGCCCGCGACGGCGGGGCGAAGGTGAGCCTGGACGCGCCCGGGCTGGTGCTGCTCGGGATCGCCGTGGTGAGCTTCCTGTTCCCGTTCGTGCAGGTCTCCGAGGGCTCGATCACCGACGCGCCCTGGTGGCTGCTGGTCGTGGCCGCACTCGCCCTCGTGACGTTCCGGTGGTGGGAGCGTCGGCTCGAGGCGCGCGGCGGCCAACCGGTGATCACCACGGATCTGCTGCACACGCCGTCGTACATCCGCGGCGCGACGCTCGGGATGGCCTACTTCGGCGGGTTCACCGGAATCTTCCTGGTGTCCACGCTCTACCTGCAGAACGGGTTGGGGCTCGAGGCCTGGCAGGCCGGGCTGGTGCTCACCCCGTTCGCACTCGCCGGATCACTCTCGGCCTGGCTCGGTGGCCGGTGGGTGAACCGGTACGGGCGGCGGCTCGTCGTCGTCGGGATCATCCTAATGCTGATCGGGGTGGCGGCCACCGACGTGCTCGTGAGCCTGTTCGACGGCGCATCGATCGTCTGGTGGATCGCGGCGGTCCTGATCATCTCCGGCTTCGGTAACGGCATCGTCATCTCGCCGAACCAGGCGCTCACCCTCGCCGACGTGCCGGTGCACCATG
Coding sequences within:
- a CDS encoding magnesium and cobalt transport protein CorA, which produces MPLIDNAVYVDGARIADPTSLDQTFEYLRAKGGLGWIGLLRPTNDELTTVADEFGLHRLAVEDARTGHQRAKLERYGDTLFVVLRPAWYEDATETVEFGELHVFVGRDFVVTVRHGDAPDLSHVRSRLETEPELLARGAEAVLYAILDEVVDQYEPVIRGVENDIDEIEDALFSDTRMALSRRIYELSSEVIAFQRGTQPLAGMLDALQRGGEKYGVDVELQRLLRDVADHVIQVTDRIASFRAILTNALTVNATIVTQRQTETALEQNDQVKKISGWAAILFGPSLVGAIYGMNFDHMPELHWALGYPFALALMAATSLTLWRIFKWRKWM
- a CDS encoding MFS transporter translates to MPTTPPAAVSRPWQAFAVCLTAGFMTLLDVSIVNVALPSIEGALSASPSHLQWIVAGYTLAFGLVLVPAGRLGDMFGRRVMFLIGLTLFVLTSALCGLVVSAPMLAVGRLLQGAAAGLLNPQVIAMIQELFRGPDRGRAFGWFGATVGFSTAVGPLLGGALIAAFGPEQGWRAVFLVNVPVGLVALVLAWRLLPRVRPARDGGAKVSLDAPGLVLLGIAVVSFLFPFVQVSEGSITDAPWWLLVVAALALVTFRWWERRLEARGGQPVITTDLLHTPSYIRGATLGMAYFGGFTGIFLVSTLYLQNGLGLEAWQAGLVLTPFALAGSLSAWLGGRWVNRYGRRLVVVGIILMLIGVAATDVLVSLFDGASIVWWIAAVLIISGFGNGIVISPNQALTLADVPVHHAGVAAGALQTGQRVGTSVGVAATAAVFFSTLAASGDYDHAMSLSLRVVLVIVAVALVIAVVDERRRLA